acctcccgtttccgtcgtcacgcgaaaaaaacatggcggccaatgACGCCGGGAATCCCTCTGAAGGGTCTGTGGCAAGATTTCCTCTTGCAGTTATTCTAGGAAAATGCGACCACACGCCTGACAAGAAAGTCATAGCAACATTTTCTGCCAATCTCACGGTAGCTGCTATCTTTTTTGACATTGACGGCCCGCTTATCCCCAAAGTGTACTCTGCTCAACTTGCGAAGGGCCAGGGGAAAGCAACATCCGATGAGTTTGTTTTGGAGTAGGGCTTGACGGTCAGCGACCTCGTAAAAACAAATATtaagtcaagtatactttatttagtttaaatatatctaggtcaaaaacatgtgctaaataattgtaattaaACTAAGaaagcgtttaaaaaaacaacaacaaaaacgtaaaaagacgtcaacaaaacgtaagaaaaaggtaaaaaaaaaataaaattaaaaaaaacattaaaaaaaccgaccgactgaccctatttttttcggcgatgttaccggaaacagacatatttttctttttggcctaaataTTTAATTGTATATGATTAGACCAACAAAACGACAacatataaacaagtcgcgtaaggcgaaattactacatttagtcaaactgtggaactcatagaatgaaattgaacgtagtccgccgctagtgcaaaaggcagtgaaagtgacgagcctgtctggtgcggtagcggttgcgctgtgcttcatagcacgctttactgtacctcacttcgtttgaactttctgagcgtgtttttcatccaaacatatcatatctatatgtttttggaatcaggaaccgacaaggaataagatgaaagtgtttttaaattgattttgaaaatttaattttgatcataatttgtaatttttttaattttcagagcttgtttttaatccaaatataacatatttatatgtttttggaatcagaaaatgatgaagaataagatgaacgtaaatttggatcgttttataaaaaaaaaatctttttttacaattttcagatttttaatgaccaaagtcattaattaatttttaagccaccaagctgaaatgcaataccgaagtccggccttcgtcgaagattgcttggccaaaatttcaatcaatttgattgaaaaatgagggtgtgacagtgccgcctcaacttttacaaaaagccggatatgacgtcatcaaagacatttatcgaaaaaatgaaaaaacatccggggatatcatacccaggaactctcatgtcaaatttcataaagatcggtccagtagtttactctgaatcgctctacacacacacacgcacacacacacacacacacacacacatacaccatgaccctcgtctcgattccccctctatgttaaaacatttagtcaaaacttgactaaatgtaaaaagcaacagCCAACACCAACAGtttcaaaatgaaaaaatacATATTATAGGAGAAAAAATGGCTTGGTGTATAGGTATTGAATTGAATGAGATAGGCCTCGCGGTCTTTACGTCCCATCATTAGTTCAACAACATATAGATAGAAACATTGGTCTGTATTGCATGCATAATTTATAACTTGTGTGACAATGGTCCCTCATCATACGTACTCATACAAACTTGATTTCATAAATATTTCTGTGTCCAGTTGGTTCTTGAATCTGTTGAGGTTAGTAGCCGTTTTAGTTTTGTGAGATAGTGAGTTCCAATCTGGTGCAACTCATATTGCTAAATGTAAACTTTCGCACATTTGTTTTTGCAAACTGTATGTACGATTTATCaacatttgttcttgttttatcacacacacTCTTAGCAAAAAATATGAGCTGTCAATATATAATACAACTCAAAGCACGAAATCTGACTCATTCCGCCCAGATCAAACATTATGAATTTGATCATAAGCTAAGCTGAACAAGTAAATGCAGACCAAACGAAAACAAAATGTTGAACAATATTGATGGGACGATTATGGGACTTACGGCCATCACCATATGTCCCCACACACTAAAattaaactaaactaaactaaactaaactaaacacAAAACAATCAATTGCCATCCCTACATTTCTCACAGATCAATACACATTATATTAATAGTGTATTATAATATataaatttatatatatatatatatatatttatttatcccCTTCTCAATGCAAAATTAGCACATAACTTTAATAAGTTTACTGACATGCTCATAAACACAGTAAAACTCTTTTGTTCGCTCTCAGCTTccctctctgagtctctctctccccctctctttccctctcactctctccactTTCGCTTTCTTCTATAAATTTCTAAGCCACCTTTCTCTTTGCTGGGGAGGATAGCTTGCTTTGCAACACACGGGAGGGGAATGGAGGCACACGTGTAGCAGAAGAGTTCTGTACTTCCTTCTCCTCTTCTTCGTCGGACTCGGAAGCTTCGCCTTGCACAACCGTCTGAACATTTGgggtcttgtttttgttgtccatTTTGCACTTGAAGTCTTCAAACCGGAAGGCGAGCGATCATGTGATTCGAGTTGTCTTCTCCTGCGTTTCCAGATCGGACATGATTAAATTTTATTTTCCAAATCTAGACTTGGTAAAATGCTCTACGAATAAGTCACATGGCATTTAAAAATTGATGATAggatgacatttaaaaaaaaatttaaaaaatacgaAAGTGTAACAACAAAGACCATCTTAAAAGTAATATCTGCAAAaataatctttaaaaaaaacaaagggtaaatcagaataaaaaatgcaATCAAAGGGAGTGTTCTTATGATCAAAATGCAAAAACTGAACTTTGACAATATTGATTTGATACTTTTAAAAAGTAACACCAGTTGCGTTGAGTAATACATGTAtctttgtttttcctttttgcatTTCTGGGTCGTTCCTGTGGCATGGCATCATGGATCTTCATAATTATTTTGTAAGTTTTCTTGTCGAATTCTTCTTTGTTTGCCAATGCTATTTATTTGGATGTTTTGCCTTAGGATTTATATGTTGAGTGTTCACAGGCCAGATACGACTTTTGCCCACCGGCTAGCTCCTAACAGTAACAAATGCCTCTTGTTTTTTACACGATTTTTGAAATGGGGTAGAACATGTGTTTATGGCTTAAAACAAAATCTGCATAAATGTTGTTCATCTTGAAGAAATGGGAAGCATTTTCATCACAGGGAAATAAATTCACGAATTTGCTCGATATTTTGGAAAGCGAATTTTTGGTGTTTAGACACTTCCTGTATCCGCCATACTTGTTTATCTGAGGTAAACCTCAGAAGCAAGTAAACGTCGATATATCTGAAAGTTTATTCGCACTCTTGTGAAGGTACAGTTGTATTCATACTTATTTTAGTTATTGTTCTTATGTGGTAATTTAAAGAGGCGACAATTCATGGTAAAACAACAATGTACTGTAGggatgaaataaaatgaaaagtGAAACTGACCAGGACGGCAGGAGCTGAGGAGGCAGGATTGGTCGTTTTGATCACGTTCTTCCATTTGAAGTTGAAACGTTGGACTTGGAGGCACACGAACAAATGAAATCAAAATTCTTACATGTTTCTTACAGTGTCACTGTCAATAGGAGCTGAACCGAAGAGAGAATTTTTCAGTACACAGAAAATTAATTCTGCCTTGTCCATGTCAAATCACAGGCGAAGGtgtcgtccactggactactactatcacagaaagactacaaggtacgtcactcaccttcgagtcttctgtgttcttagagtcgcttcctggggaaaaatattgttcaagacggcttgcctcttcctacagtctgtgtaaggtcaaataaatacagttgaatgactgtttgaactatatgcacctttagttttcagcttccgttcgctgcaggttgtttttaaccatcatttggacgaatcttcgtttgcgagccgctaatatccacacctcgtctaattatgcatccgcaccgaatatgcataccagcgctcattggttaataagaggatattcgatgattattttcattggtcgactgaaacgttttcctcattttgaatgaagtggcaaacggttcttcactgataccgaaagtgaaaactcccgtgggtagcttccctttgccgcacaatatttacatatgttttagaccaatgagcgctggtatgcatattcggtgcggatgcataattagacgaggtgtggatattagcggctcgcaaacgaagattcgtccaaatgatggttaaaaacaacctgcagcgaacggaagctgaaaactaaaggtgcatatagttcaaacaatcattcaactgtatttatttgaccttacacagactgtaggaagaggcaagccgtcttgaacaatatttttccccaggaagcgactccaagaacacagaagactcgaaggtgagtgacgtaccttgtagtctttctgtgatagtagtagtccagtggacgacaCCTTCGCCTGTGGTCAAATGTCATCAATTTTCAAATTTCATGACCCTTGTAGTTGTAACTACTTGTCGAAGAGGGGGGTAGGTTGTTTCCTCCGTTAAAATAGGAACCTTTACGGAACTTTCCCCTTATTTTTTCAGTTGCTAATGAAAGATGAAACACCTGACTACGTTCTAGTCAACTAATTTCGGTGGTGCACTCACCCTATcgcgaaaagaaaaaaatgacaaaagttCGCTTGCATTTATTTTTTAGAATTCTCGCTACCTGGCTAAAAATGTCGATGCACCTCTAGCCCTATGTATATGCTAGTGTTACCGGTCAGTATCGTCGAAACCAACCACTCAAAACGACGTACTCTGCCGTAACCTGACCCTGGGGTCTAGAACCAAATCGCCGACCGGAATTTTGAGTGGGCGTGGTTTGCCGCGAGAGTTATTTTTCCCTAGCTTACCCCATGCTACGGTTAGTAACTTTGTATGTTCCCAaaaatgtttgaatgtttaTCCCTAACTGTAAGTGTAACCATAATTTGCAAGAACATGCCTTCACTTCAGTAAGACTCAAAGTCAGAAGTGTCCTCCAGCttcacaacaacagaaacaggGGACTTCCACTAAATAGCGGTCCACTAAATCGCGGTCTACTAAATCGCGAATTCGGCCATACCGCTATGACCTTTTTggaccccccccaaaaaaacggGACCAACcttaaaaaaaccaccacaatATTAACATGACTTAGTGTCTTTGCAGAAGAAGTTAATCTCATTGGACGCATGGGCATCTACTTTTCCAGTTGGCTTGATTAAGGTTATAATTGCCAATTGGACCAACCTTGAACAGTTTTTAATTTCCCCTGCTGATGAGACAGGCTTCTGTTAGATGAATGCTTACATCTGTATAATAATTGATATATAAATAATAAGaatccttttttgtgtgtttcagatGGTGAAACATGAAAGACACCGATCTCGCAGCCCAGTGTCCAAAGATCGAAAGAAGAGAACACGAGACGACAGCCCAACAGATCAAGCgcacagacatagacaccgGCATGAGGATAGAAACAGTCACAGTCCAGACAATCACCGGCGAAAACATGACGGCCACAGGCATAAGGACAAACTCAAGAACCGCAGGGAGGACAGAAGAGAGCGTGAACGGGATGGTGGCGAAGCATCATTTGACCCTGATCATCGTGTCAAGCAAGAGCCAACAGACAGTCTGGGCGAGCAGCAGAGACATCGTCGACAAAATGACGACCGTCGCCGAGAAGCTCGTCAACAAAGAGAGCAAGGGGAAGAAGACACAAACTTTGGCAGACCGTCAGGGGAGGACGATGCTGAAGCAGCAGCCCCAGATAAAGAAAAGCCCAACTTTGAGTTGTCCGGCAAACTAACTGAAGACACAAACAGTTTCCGTGGCGTTGTGGTCAAATACAATGAACCACCGGAAGCTCGCAAGCCTAAGCGGCGCTGGCGATTGTACGGATTTAAGGGAGAGGAAGCTCTTCCCATGCTTCCTATCCATCGACAGAGCGCTTACCTGTTAGGCCGAGACCGTCGAGTTGCAGACATTCCCGTGGACCACCCATCATGCTCTAAGCAACATGCAGTGCTGCAGTACCGTCTCACAGAGTATGACCGCCCAGATGGCAGTCGAGGGCGCAAAGTGCGGCCTTACATCATAGACCTTGGTTCCGCCAATGGCACTTTCATAAACAATCAGCGTATTGATGCCCAGCGCTACACGGAACTGATGGAGCGTGATCTCATTAAGTTTGGGTTCAGCAGCAGAGAGTATGTTTTGTTGCATGAAAATGTGGACACTTCTGAGGTGGCGGAAGGATCAGATACAGAATGAACATTCTGACAAACTGAAGCTCGGGCATTTACCAGTGTATTATTACTTTCAGACCAGCTGGCATCAAAATATGTGGAATTGGacaaactgtcatttttttgtaCTGTATGTATCAGTTTATTTTTGTGAGTTGCCAGAATTATTCGTGATTGAGATCTTAGCAACCTAaggattgttttgatttttgtgtaAAGACTTTCGTGAAGTGTGACACAGTCAGagaaaatgttgtttttatgtgtttttgtttgtggtgAAACGTAGCTCTATTATGTTGTTGAACTTGTTAATacattaaccttcaccggatcacgctttggactgcacagcccggatgatgtgggtcatgtacgacccagactttctaaagaaggattcaaTGTAAAAAGTATGGTTtctacacgacccacgccattcGAATAGAGATACACTCTTTGCTCAGTATGGGTCGTGCACAACCACTACCCATGCCATCCAAAGAGGGATAAACACCGTAAAATGCCTTGTTTAATTCCACATGGTCGTGGTTGACCCAcaacatccggactgtgtagttcaaatgaggtcattgtttgtttacaaagtaATCCTTTAAAAATTGGTCGATAGGAAGCTTCTACGGTATTTGAGGATTACATTTACATGAAATCTCAATCAAAAACTCCCAATTGTTTTAGAGACACAAacacttttgtgaggctctgggtcgtccatgacccaggaagcacggtgaaggttaaataTATAGTGACAAGAGAATAAACATCACTGTTGTAAAGAAGTCagtatagacaggtggtcgtttcAGAAAGGTTAATCATGCTGTGAGTTGCTGGGGATCCGACAGGTGATTGTTTTCAGGAGATAGTTGCCAGGGCGGGTTTGAATAGAGTGGTAGTCTTTATCATTATGTGTTCATTGGTCATTTCGTGTACATTCTCTGAAAGTGTTACCCCAACCGGTCTTTAATTCTGGAATAAGCACAGGCAGCAGTACACAAGATTTCATTTTGTAAAGCGTGTAAGTTCTAACTGTAAGTGTAAGAGAATagctttcttcttttcttataGTCATATGATTTGTACTACGTGTACAATCGTTATTACAGTAACAGTGACAGTGAGAAATACAGTCTTCTTTGCAAACCTGAGTCAATGAGTGAGTAAAATGTCCAAGTAGTCAAGCAATACAACTTCATGGAACACCTTTCTTTGGCTTTAGGTCATGTTTGCACAGtgtaccccccaccccctctttttttaatcccgcagtggggcactgcggttatgaaattaaaggcccctcctgtttttggaaccgcaggagctttctagtttgctgttaggtagatttttggttcctctttcctgtcatgctctctttttcttcatgaattcttttcctttttctgccttcttgctcattcacctgtattttttccaaaaatctcttctcttgccgcttgtctcgcgattcatgtatagtttaatctgttagtgttctgatgtaagtccagcagtagataggttaagcctattttaacatactggaaactggtaatcttccagtaggtattaatttagttttactaaagcctgctgggacacaagtaatgggttagtgcatttgtaaacaggaatcgcttgacaagtggcccccttcatcccccccttcctcgtcctgatatggctctgcgtagtcggctggacgttaagcaacaaataaacaaacaaacaaactctttttttaagacctgaaggGAAAGTTAAAGACTTCTCCCTTTTACTTTGGTTTTAAAGCCCAGCTTTCTCCTgctttctgttcaaaacctttGTCGTTTACCaccatttaaagactccctctttttttaaGTCCTGATTGGAGGTCGAACATGTTTTGAAAGGGGGGTCCCTCTGTACCTACAGTGAATGGAATACTAACCGTTTCAGTTATAAAAACATTGCTGCCATTGCTAAAGgaattaacctttgccggatgccgcttttgactacacacgcccgacgatgcgggtttgtctgaacccatacatttgaaagagggtttttaccgtttatttctcaaacgacggggtgggttcagggaaacccacagcgctacttcagtgggtgcatcgagtttctcccttcaccgacttcttgcaggggagggagaggggaagggagaggggaagggagagactgagagagactaagagagagagagacaaaggaagagagagagagagagactaagaaagagagagagagaaaaagagagagagagactaagaaagagagagagagagagactaagaaagagagagagactaagaaagagagagagagagactaagagagagagagagactaagaaagagagagagactaagaaagagagagagagagactaagaaagagagagagagactaagaaagagagagagagagagactaagaaagagagagagagagactaagaaagagagagagagagagagactaagaaagagagagagagagagactaagaaagagagagagagagactaagaaagagagagagagactaagaaagagagagagagagactaagagagagagactaagagagagagagactaagaaagagagagagagagagactaagaaagagaaagagagagactaagaaagagagagagagagactaagaaagagagagagagagagactaagaaagagagagagagactaagaaagagagagagagagactaagaaagggagagagagagagagactaagaaagagagactaagagagagagactaagagagagagagagagagacagtcagatagatagacggatagacagacagacagacagacagagcaactgacaacagacatacagacagagagatacggacagacagagagacagacagtctcttggagacaaacaggcagacagacactgttccgccgctttggtaattatgggtgtagcagaacccgcgccgtcggcagagggattaagttacaatcactactactctttaaaagtatgggtttgtgtgaacccgcgcaatcggtagtgtttatgtcaattaacataatcaattaattttaatgttttgtcatgtacacactaaaaatgtgcatacagagagcaaattaggtgtgtgagagatacttaaaatttcaaaacgatacctttaatggttccagagttgcaatgattttagtgtgtctctgggtacaggtgaacccaggaagcacggcaaaggttaattaATATTTGTTTACATGGGTGAAACtagcccgtcaattgactgaaatccgtcaatctgaaaataagtctgacggaAATTAATTCCGTCAATCTgcaatttataaaaaaaaaaaaaaaagagagaaaaaaactactTGCGGAACGCGTTTTCGAACTGCTATAGTGAACCGGTTGCAGTTTGCCCGGAAACGGAAGCGCTTTTGCCCGTGCTCGCGGTAAACCCCGTAGGTGAGGTTTCTTTGCTTTCGGATTCGCTCTGcatcacgataaaaaaaaaagttctctcGCGTTTTGGCAGGCATTACGAAGTGGTGACACGATTTCTGCGACAAAAATGCCGGTTTTGACGAAAAACGCACGGACAGATCTTATTGATGCTGGTCTAGCCAACAAATGGCGATGGGACTggttggagttcatgaaactaaaactgtgtgtgataagtttggtgcttgaaactcaagtgcttttccttgagaactttgcactacagtggaacccctctctagcgaccttgaaaatgttgacaaaaatcggtccttttggaggggggtccttacagagggagggggcggggtcagggggccacaagCTGTTCAGTCGGTCCTCagacgttagagcggggtggtcgctacactggtgacaactatataaggaaacacatcggttaaaaaaaggtcgttgtggcggggtagtcgttagagaggggggtcttagagaggggttccactgaaaaagagatgctactgcttagttgctactttgtgcagtgctacatcatgctgtttgcatgtgtgacattctgtttcatcatttatttcaatgcctgtctggcaatgtttgcttcttataattaaatatttcgaacttttatttcagttgttcagtttctatttcatcttgtcacgtttcaatatatcactcaaggtgattatgaaccggttaattactactaattaactaaccacaccacgatccactctcgcagtcatacaattaaatagagtcaacaaaagtataagtttcagacgcctgtttatgtataaactctccacctccctcgagccttcactcaaaatatgttccttttacgttctcaacacgtaaaaaaccagtgttcactgacaaaatgccagtagtatgtagaaaattataggaacacgctgaacccgtgtaaatatagttaaatgagaatgttctgtccgaaaagccctagttcgtgcaggtgtcacacaccccacgttgtcactactccaatgaaatcatagatacgaaaagacaacggtggtcaacggggtgcgtacgacatggtgcacttagctttatctctgctgctgctgcttagccggtatgctggttagtcggttcgctggttagccggtccgctgccggttagccggtccgctggttagccggtctcctggttagccggtctcctggttagcgtagcctcaacagttcccgccagagtcagccgtgcagatgttacaggaacgtaacgaagcgaggcgaacgaagcgaaacgaaacgaaggctgcaaacagaaagcatcggtgcactaaacatgtcagctacccctcacccaccaccttaaaacatgtcatctttaaatatctcatcgagcacgtgggcctgcacaaaatggactttttacaacaacaaaacagtcattttccgtccttctctccctatctgcaaaaaccatatacagattagtattttagcgtcacagagagtaaattatgcgctaacctggaaagaacaacagagagtatttcattccacaacacagactcatcaacagcgttaaataatgatttattacctcaaaagcctatgattgtactctcaatggaagcaaagtccgcttcctccctggaccagcctctgttcgtcaacagtgaccaaaaccgtccagaaccccttgtcgaatccttatgcgaaagccatcgccgacgaaggaaaattgacgacttgtcctcagcaaaatacgtggcagggagaaaggaaaaactagtggaagttcccctagagtgccgaatataatactcggtgaaaaaccatcatactctagaaactgtgtatacgatccttccccttctgccgctgggtgtcaagtgtgccgtccttgagtctctgacagaccacctagccaaatacacgtgactgaccttgtcccaaaacccagtccagctatacacaattctgcctcccaagcagaaaaagacacgagaaactcaatccgtgaaaatcccgtgtgcgctgtcagcgaaaaaccgtcagccctagctatgacagcagaaacctccactgtaaaactcgtgcgatacaaaacatccgtgctcgtagagcaccgtcagcaaactctgctgtaacccaatatcacgcacaggcgctttctatcatacacgaccaagaacaggcactccactgagtgacactttcttggtctctgtcacccgatcgtgacacacctcccctcttcaagacgaaacctcggtttcgctcacagtcatgttctcctctacagcccgagagagaaagtcagctccaacattgttggcgcccggaatgacgcgtaccgtgaattggtacggttggaggatcaacgcccagcgcataagtctggcgtttgccaaccttgcaacctgaagatattgcagaggttgatggtctgtttccagacagaaaggtcgtcctcaagaacgagcaacccctcgtttcacccctgatgactgcaaccttctctgtcttcttgtctttgttcttctggtctttgttcttctccccgtaggctgtcctctctatgtaggcgcgcagcaggttggcgtggtacaggcgtgctttcccgtgcatcatgatcctgtagtcattctggcccactttcgctgtcacctcaaaaggtccttgccactgcagttgtagcttgttgtgtttgacaggtagaagtagcaacacccgttctccaatcttgaagctgcgcggccgtgccttgcggtcgaatcctcgcgcgtaacgctgtgctgctcttcccaggttctcttgagccagtttgcaggtctcttcaatcctgttcctgagttctactatgtaggtcgctgtcgtctgcacctcctcgtcagcttcttcgtctgtccaagcctgacgcaggatagccatgggaccgcgtacctgtctgccgtacaacaactcaaatggggaaaagcccaagctctcctgaggaacctcgcggtatgcaaaaagcaatgctgggatgtacctgtcccacgtgcgtggcttctcctgagctagtttcctcagcatggtcttcaaggtgccattgaacctttccaccagtccgttgcactgagcatggtaaggagtggtgaagtgctgctccagtgatagcagtcgtgctgcctccgccatcactcctcccgtgaactgcgtgcctctgtcggtgagtacctctgatggaattcccagccgggaccacatagtaaccagagcctcagctactcgcgtggcttcaatcgatttcagagggatcgcctctgggtatcgagtagcgtagtccaccatggtcaaaatgtatctgtttccgtcctcagacgcaggcaagatgggcccgatgatgtccactgccacccgacgaaagggttcgtcgatgagcggcatcttctccaaggggaccttcctcacccttcctttggcaaccaccttctggcacttatcgcaggacgcacagaaacgtcggacatccgtgcagatgcctggccagtaaaagtggcgccagacacgatccgtggtcttcttggtaccaagatgacctcccagaatcgagtcgtgtgccgttgccatgacaccctcgcgaaactcgcgaggcacgacaacctgtttgaatgtaccttcttggttgc
The sequence above is a segment of the Littorina saxatilis isolate snail1 linkage group LG3, US_GU_Lsax_2.0, whole genome shotgun sequence genome. Coding sequences within it:
- the LOC138962104 gene encoding smad nuclear-interacting protein 1-like, translated to MVKHERHRSRSPVSKDRKKRTRDDSPTDQAHRHRHRHEDRNSHSPDNHRRKHDGHRHKDKLKNRREDRRERERDGGEASFDPDHRVKQEPTDSLGEQQRHRRQNDDRRREARQQREQGEEDTNFGRPSGEDDAEAAAPDKEKPNFELSGKLTEDTNSFRGVVVKYNEPPEARKPKRRWRLYGFKGEEALPMLPIHRQSAYLLGRDRRVADIPVDHPSCSKQHAVLQYRLTEYDRPDGSRGRKVRPYIIDLGSANGTFINNQRIDAQRYTELMERDLIKFGFSSREYVLLHENVDTSEVAEGSDTE